Below is a genomic region from Miscanthus floridulus cultivar M001 chromosome 1, ASM1932011v1, whole genome shotgun sequence.
AGCCGGGCCAGCGGGGTCCGGTCTCGCTACACGGAGAGAGGGGAGACACACAACTTGGCATTGGCCATTGGGTACGAGGAGTATTCTACCGTTAGGCACAGTGTCCGTGTGCGAGTGCGAAATGTCTTCGCCGAACCTGATCGATCCAGCGCGGTGGCCCGCCGCTGTACGTGTACGCGCTCGTGAACTCTAGCCCGTCCCGTGGGCGGGGATGCTTGGGCGGGGCCTGGGGGCAAGCCGGCAGCCGAGTAAAGAGGGGCAGGTGCATGCGCGTAGCAGCGTAGGCACGAAGACGACGCACGGCACACGGGCATCGCACATGCACGCACGGCCCTGCTGTGCCTTTGTGTGACGCCCACATTGACCTGGCGGCGCTGGTGGTGGCTTTTGCATGCATTGAGTGATCGGGGTCTCTCGGATCCGTCAAGGCGCCTTGAGATGGGGGCCTGGCCTGGGGCTGCCTCCGCAGGTGGCCCTGCCGGGCTAACCAACCAGCCGTaccgggtcggtgaagaccacacaCACGGGCAGGCATGTCCCTATCACGGGGAGGCGCAACCAGCCTGCCCCTACTCGACTGTCCTTGCTCTTGCTCCTGACCGCGTCGCTCCCAACAAACGATAGACGGTCGCAGCTCACGGGTTCTATAGGAACTAGCAGGAAGGTCCGCGCAGTAGCGCGGGCTAGGAAGCATCACAATATGCAATTTTTTCATTATAAGTACCTGAGGTGTCATAACGGTTCTACGTCTGTCCTCATGGAGATGTGGGCTGTTGTTACGTAGCCTCTTCGGAACGATTGGCTTGTTCGTTGCTGATCCACGAGAAAGTACTACTGACTGGTTTGtgcgagaaaaaaatattattcttgactgaaaatactgttcacATAAACAGTGCCCACGTGAGATGGCtggccagcaccagccagccagccgctcCAGCCAAACAGGCCGATAAACAATATTGAACACTTACAATCAAGGACGATGTAGAAGAGGTTTTCCCTGGACTGGTGTTCGCCATGGGCATGAGCTGTTGTGTGGATTGGCACATAAGGAAAATGTTTCAAAGGACACCCAGTGCAGAGAGTTTCTGCTCTGTGTAGGGTCTGGGGAagagtgtcagtggcaagccttactctactctgtgcaatgcgaggagactgcgactcgaacccgggaccttctggtcacagacggtaagactctacagCTTACACCAGGCCTGTCCTGTCCTATATAAGGAAAAATGTTTTAGTAGGTAAATAATATTTTTGATTAAAATAGTACGCCACAGATAATCCTAGTTGTACAGCTGACCACTGTACAAATTGATTTAAAATGATTGTAATGCATACCACATCATGAAGAAATGATTAATTCTATTATATGGCACAGATTCATATGGATCCTCTAACTAAAGAGGATGAAATCATAAATGACATTGGTAAGGTGATGGCAGCAAAGCGCATATCCGAAAATGGGGGCACTAATGCTGTGTTGTAGGGACATCATTTACCAAAAGGACCTATACAGAGTCCATGTATATATCTATACACGGATTGTTGGTTCATAGTCCTACAACTAAGGACGGATATCGAGCCAGCTCAGCTCGGTCCAGTTCGGCTCGGCTGGTTAATATTATGAGCTAGATGGGCAGTTCAACTCGTATTATTAgcgagctcgagctggctcgtttagctcgcgagctactTAAAAAAATAGGAcatacatgtttataatgttcatACCACAATAATTCCAGAATGTGACGTCCAACATTATGCAACCATGCATGATTAATACATATCAAGTTtatcaaaagtatcaaccatgcGACATAGTTGGTCCATCAATGATCCATGCAGTTCCAGCATACTTACTGGTTGCTTGCCACTATAGACTTAGAAAAATCCACaaattcaatgtcagcatcatctTCTCCTTGGAAAacaattcataaatcaacatttaagtaacacaacaattataaaatcaaaattcatataaaatAGTTGAAAATAAGAATTACATATCAATGGAATAGGTGTACACTTCTATGTCAGTATCATCATCTTCTGGATTCATGATCGTGGGCTGATAGGCTTCAGCTTGTGAGCAACTCGTGAGTTGACTCGTTAAAACAGCGAGCTAGACTTCTAGCTTAGCTCGTGAAAAAATTAAAACGAGACGAGCAAGCCGAATCGGACACGAGTCGAACGAGTTGGTGAGCCACGAGTATTTTATCCAGCCCTACATACAACGGTACACATGGCAGGTAGTAAAATTAAATAAGCAATTGAAACACAGGAGGAACAACAGCAAGTTAGGAGCTTCCGACGGTGTCGATTGCATAGCAAGGGCGCCGAATTCTCTGCAAGTAATATATATGTGTGAAGGAATACTGATAAAAGAGGAAGTGTTGGCGGTGTGTCATGGAAGAGCAGTGTTGGTTGTTTGGCTGGTAAATTATGAGCACgtacccttttttttttttgctccgggAGCTATCGCTCTGTTCGTTTGGGTTTGTTTGACTGATAAATCAtgattgaaagtactgttgactaatttggtgtgagagaaaaatactattcgttgattgaaaaagtacgacttataagcaaCAAACCCAACCAAACAGGACGTATAACGGACGGACGTCTTTTGCGGCTTTCAGTGGCAATGAACGACCTGGGCGTAGCATATGTATTGCAAAGAAATAACAGAGATTGGTCAGTATGATGACATACGTGGTCTGTGCTGGCATAGCTTGACGAATTTTACTGACTATAGGAAGAATCATCCTACTGattgtaaaaaaaaaatatttgacaGGTCATAGAAGAAGCAGGCAGTAGTCTCGGCATGGTTTGCAAAAATGTGAAACTTGACATCAGAGACAGGAAAGCATTAGATATGATATACATAGAAGTAGGCAACATCACAGGGGAGTAAATATTAAATTCTAGAATCACCTAGCCGGTCGCCTGACCAGGCGTGTTTGTGAGACTGCCATTCTCGAATCCGAAGGTGACATAGAGGAAGCGTCACAACGTAGTTGTCCGCTGGTATGTCCGGCTATATCAGAAAGGGAAATTAATGAATGCCTCTGTGTATGCCTATGAAGGCAAACACTGAATCAGCAAAGCAAATGGAAGCAGCAGCGTTGAGAACGACAACATTACCTATATGTGGCTCATCAACATGAGCAGGCCCGCGCTTACGGCCTTTAACCATAACTGAAGGAACTACGCCACCGGCAGTGGGAGGGCGACGAACAGCACAGTAAGCAGACTGATAGAGTGTTTGAAATAGCAGGCTGTTCTCACAGCTAGTGGATGAAGAGACCTATTAAACTCTGCATGTTTCTTTGATGGAACAGTAAACATATTTCCGTTAATCATTTTCATCTCTGATATGGCCTCCAACAGCGCAGACCCTGTACATAGTGCATGCAAATGACATTTGCATATCAATACTAAGAGTACTATAGAAGGTAGCATCAAACTCTTTGAATGAAACCTGTACTGCCTAATTAGAACtgatgtaaaaaaaaaaaattcaaactctgCATCCCTGTAAGCTCGCATCTCTTTgttgattaaaattggacttcatcgaggGTCAGCTTTAAGTCTGTATCTCTTTGTCTTAGtaatcccttggtgtatgttgttcgctgatgatgtagtgttagtggacgaaagtcaggcgggagtaaatagaaaATTAGAGTTATGGTGGTAGATCCTTGAGTCTAAagattttagattgagcagaactaaaaccaaatacatgagatgcgactttgacgGAGTTGTACAGGAAGAGGGAGACGTGAGTTTGGAAGataagtagtgcctaagaaggatacatttcggtatctgggatcgatgctagagagggatagagatattgatgcggacgttagccatagaatcaaagcaggctGGATAAGTGGCGATAAGCTTATGTCATTCTCTGTGACAACAcaaaagttaaaaggcaagttttataaaaCGACGATTAGACcgactatgttgtatggagcagaatattgacctacaaagattcgacatgttcaacaattaAGTGTTGCAGAATATATTCGATATGTTCAACGACTGAATGTTGCATAAATACGTATCTTCTGAGCACCTGCACGGCAGCGGAGAGCGAGAGCGGAGAACCCATGCCTCCTTCATGGGGACGTGCTAGTAATAcactaaggctgtgtttagtttgcgaattttgagaatttggctaccgtagcactttcgtttttatttggcaattattattcaatcatggactaattaggctcaaaacgttcgtctcgcaatttccaactaaactgtgcaattagttttttttcgtctacatttaatactctatgcacgtatcgcaagattcgatgtgatgactactataATACTTTTTGAGAaagtttttaggaactaaacaggcactaatACTACGCGTTGGTCAATTGTCGTCGATAAGGCCGCACACAGGAAACCGGGAGCGGAAGGGAGGACAAAGCTGCGTCCGTCCAGAACATGAAAAGGCATGGAAAACCAAGGCACAGAGGCTGTAACTATCTGAAAAATAAGATCAGTTCCACAACAACGACATGCACCGCAGAGTCTGCACGGCATCGACGAGACCGACCGTTCCAGCTTTGAAGGCTAGTCAGACACCCAGACCACCCTCCACTGACCCAGGCACTCAGGCAGTAACAGTGACCCAGTGGCGGCCACTCGATGCGAAAACCACGAGTCGGCAGTAGGTGAGTTGGAAGCCTATTCAGAACCACACGGTCCAGACAAGGGAAATGATTGCCAGGGAACCAAATTCCCACGAGGATTCTTTTTTATGGACCACGAACGCACGAATCAGTAGCATACAAAACGGCAAACCAACACATGCGGAAAGAAAGTTCGGCTCGTGAAAATGAAACGGTACTAATTTGTAACACAGCATGCCTGAACAAATGTAGCAGCTCAAAACAGACAACAAGCGTCAGACGCAAACTACAAATACCCCATTACTACTTTGACAGAATTTTCACTCTGATTCTGATTCTGACTGGCACGCAGGGAGGTAGTAGGTATCCAGTTGCCAGTATTTCTGCTTCACGCCCTTCCAAACTTCTTCCGCCAGGCAATCTTTGACCGGCAAAGGGATGAACTGCGTCGAATACCCCAGATTGGCTAGCTCTAACGCGACAAGCTGGCAGTACACGGCGTGGAAGAACGCATTGTCGCCGCAGAGGCCATTGAAGTATGAGTAGATGCCTCCGGGTTTCAGTAGCTTAGGAAGGTGTTGGTGGAACTCTCTCATGTCCTCGTAGTATTCCCCGTATGTGTCAAAAAATATGCCTGCACATGTAAGAAAACAATGGCATTAGAGAAGATTTCCGTACTATGGTTTTCATGGCTGTACTCGAGGAAAGTCAAGCTATTTTATGGTAGTATCCATTCTGAGCGTGAATTCATATTCATCTCTGACGGTAAATAGATGATAACTTTTGCTTGATTATAAAATCAAAAGGAAATGGTTATCGCATTGACAGTTAGTTAGTTACATATCAATTTCAGTTATCATAACAAATACTATAACATAGTTGGTTGCAGGTTCCTTTCTTCCTTCCCTTTGATATTTTCAAAGATAAAAACTAGGTAAATGGTCTATGTGCAGTTCAAAGTATCAGAGATGGCAAACTGCACATGGTTTGAAATATCCGAAACTAGATTCATAGAGGACATATGTGCTCATAATTCAACAACTTATCCACAGAGGATGGTGACTAGGGTTTGAAATCAATCAATTGTCATGCACTGGCCTACTTCTATTTGAACATATATTattcatcactcaagttatctaTGCTCATAAACGAAGTATAAAAAACATGATGTTGAAATATGCATCCACAGCGTTAGAATGAACTCAAGAAGATGCAAATCACTTATTTAGAACAGGTCTGCTACACTAAAACAAATAAATCACTGTATGACACTTGAAGAAAGGATTACAAACACAGTGAAGACAAAGGGTTTTGCTTATAAGGAATGCTTGGGTGTTGACGGGTTCTGTTGTTTGGTAGGGAGCAATGTTGGTCCAGGTGCTTGTGCTCTTAATATAAGAAGAGCAACAAGGaaaaaggaggagaaagagacATGGAGAAAGCAAAGTAATataaagagtaaaatgcaccacAAGTCGATTAACTTTTGGagaggtgtcatctaggtccatcaactttcaaagtgcaTTTTCGGGTCCTTAAACTTTCTATGTTGTGCATTGCAGGTCCATAACCATTCAGTTGCTTGATAATTTTTCATTGAACCCCTTCACTTGAATAACTCTATCTCAAAATAGCCCTCACGAAGAACATCGGTGCTGGCAACCACGACGTCGCTCAGTGAGCGTGCGGGGCCAGCCACGTCACCGCGCCAGGTCAAGAACGCCATAGCGCCGCAGGCAAGCAGGATGGCGGTCGTGCGGGGCCAACCACGCCACCGCCGTTTGAGCGGGACGAGCGGGTGGCCACGTCGCCGCTGGGCGGGCGGGCAACCACACGGGGCCCACCACGCCACCGATGGGCCACCACCCTGTCCTTTGAGTCACGGATCCTCTCACAGAGGAGTACGCACGTGGATGCCCCGAGGAGTGTCTCCATGTTCCGCTTGGCGCTCTCCGTCACGTCGTCGTGCAGCGCTGCCTCGAGCGCATTCTGCATAGCCTCGGCCTCGTGCACCTCTGCTTCGCGTTCTCCAGCGCGTTCTGCATCCACGACGTCACCCGATCATGAGCGTCCGAATCCTTGTGCGGCTGTGCCACTGCCTCCGCCTGCATCGTCTCGGCCTGGCACCTCTGTTTTGCGTTGATGAGCCGCATGAAGTAGATAGGGTAGACAACACGTACCGCTACGCTGATATGAACATTCGGGATAGACGGTGCCAACGAGCGTGGCCACCTGCGCCACACAAGGTGCACCATCCGCATCGACAAAGTCGGCGTGGCCCCTGCCAGGTCGAGGTCCCCCGTCCCCATGTATGCCACTCTGCCTAAGAAGCTGCTGCACTGCTGCAGTAATGTGGATCGGAAAAGCAGTCAGCTTGTTGGTTCTAGCGACGTACTCCTACTAGGAAGCAATTAGCAATTAGCTTCAGGGCTGCATACATACGGTGTCATTGTCGCTGGCCACCCACTGGCACTGTTAGTCTTGGAACGGCGGTGAACGCCGACTGCGACGACAGGACGCCGGGGACGAAGGAGTCAAGCTCACGAACTCACACAAACACAACGCGAACTCGTGTAACACTTGGGTGTTTTGGTGCTGCGATGAAGCGGCAGCTTTTCTGTTCTTCTATTCTTCCTTTTATTGGGAATTACAGGAAAGTCATGCCTGGCCAGTGGCGGCGTGGCTGTCCGGCTGAGCAGCCCGACCACCCAGGCTCCGGCTCGCCTAGCTGTGGTGTAGCAGGCCCGTCCTAGTGGCGCGCGTGGCTGCCCAGTGCGAACGACTGCCCGGCCGCTAGCACGGCAGTGCCGTGGCTGGCACACGCAGCTGGCTGCCCACTTGCCTGGCGGCAGCATGGCACAGGCGCctgcccgatcccatggcgttGTTGGCCTGGCGCGGCGGTGTGGCTGGCCTGTGCGACCGCCTGCACGCTCGCTGAGCAACGGCATGGCTCCCAGCGCCGATGCCTGCTCATGTTCTCCATAAGGCTATTTTGGGATAGAGTTATTGAAGTGAAGGGGTTCAATGAAAAATTACCAAGCAACTGAACGGTTATGGACCTGCAATGCACAACATAGAAAGTTTAGGGACCAAAAAAtgcactttgaaagttgatggacccagATGACACCcctccaaaagttaatggacttgTGGTGCATTTTACTCTAATATAAATAGACAGGTTTCCAGGTTCTGTTTTCACAGTTTCCCATTGCATGTTGACTAAAATGTACACACATCACATTTGTTTATAAGTATTGCAGTGTCTTCTAAGTTCCTATGTTTTCTCAACTACCAATTGCAGTGTTTTTGTATTCTTTTTCGAATTTATGCATTCTAAACAGGCCTTATGGCCTAAACACTAACCAACTGTTCTTATTTGGACTAGCAcaaccaccaccacgaccaccgtGCCCAAAAAAATGGTTACTTCAATGGATGAAGAAAGATGCCCAAAAAATAAGAGTAAGATTACTAAAATAAACAAAGGTTCACCTTTTAAATAAGTTTCATCAAAAGAAAACAGTAGCTCTGTGCATACTGTCGCAAATTACCCCACCTGAGTGAAGCTAAACAAGGTTTCCAAGTGCCACACAGAGCCATGAAACGGCTGTTTGCAACATAATACTCATGTGGTAAGCACTTCTATAGACGCCTTCCAATGTAAACATGTATTCAGAAACTATCTAGACGCACACTTTTCCTGACAAAAGGTCCAAAATTACCTACTCCGAAAACTTTTAGAAGCACTAGCttgaaaactttgaatatactcCCTCCAGTCAATAATAGCTGATGTTTGTGAGATTCTGGAAAAGTGCACCAATACTTGACAGTGGATAAAATTTGGCCTAATTAAACGTATCATATCCATTCATGCCCTGCATCCCTATGAGCTCCATGTCCCGTCCTGTGACAGCCACCATCTCCACGGCTGACAGCGGCAGTCCCTTTCCTCCGAACATGCTCCTCTCAGTATCCTCAGGTACAGCTCGGAATGAGCAGTAGTTGGCTAGCGCAACATCTGGGGTTCACACAAAGATTGCCTGGATGAGGCCGCTTGTGGAGACAGCTGAATATTGTCACCCAGAATGTCCTGCTTCCATCTCAGGTACAAGCTTACTGGTGAAAGTCCTTATCTTGAGCATCCCACTCTCCACTCATTCATCTTTCCTCCTTTCCTTTCAGATCTGAGGTCCAGCCGTGATGGAGGTCCGAGCTTCTGTGAGGGCATCGATGGAGGCCAAGGAGTTCTTAACGGTGGTGAAGCATGCTGTACTCTGATGGACTAGGTGAGGAACATGAGAGTCATCCAGACAGGATCCATGGTCTCCGCAATTCACTCTCTCAAATCAATGTTAGATGGCCATCCCTTTGGCTGAGCACAACAGCATCAGCGGATGAGGTGAACACTGGGAACCAGTGACATTAGTGGATGCGGTCACTGGGCAGTGGGCACCAGTACTGGTGGAGTCATGCCGGTGGATGGCGGGAACAGCGATGTGAGAAGTCACATTCAACGGGGAAGAACAGGGAGAGTAATTGAGGAATGGTCAGACGGGGAAGCACCAGAACCAACTGGAAAACTAAAGTATCATCTTTGATActaataagcatcagcataagcttcTTTATCATTCATTGAAAACAATGAATCTTAACATCACCAAATCCTATGTCATTCTACAGAACATTACTCCAGAAAGGCCACAGACACAGAGAAAACTATTGTTAGATACTACCAACTTCTTCATGCTCCTGAATTCCTGCTAGAGCCTATGGAAATTTCACCTGAGACATACTCCAGAAATTTCCTATCTTCAGCCAACTTCTCCATACTCTTGAATCCCTACTAGGCATACCATGGATAATGCAACCTATGAAATTTCACTTGAGAGATACTCCCAAAAAATTTCTATCCTTCAGCTTTTGCACAACTTCTCCATACTCCAGAATACCTACTAGGGCATGGCGGCATGCAAGGATAATGCAAACCTACGGAAATTTCACCTAAGACACCTAGAACTAGGACATTCAGCAACAGAAAACTTACCCCCAGTCCCCAGACAAGAAAGCATTTAGCATTGCAACATCGATGACCAAACATGACAACACTGAAATGAATAAGCAAAGGCAAAAGATATGTTATACCGTCATAAGATCCGAGCTGCGGCATCACGTCCTGCCATCGGCCGAACACGATTCTGACGTTCTTCTTCTCGCCCCACCCGAGCTTGAGCATCCGCTCGTACACCTCTGGGTGGGCCTCGACGATGGTGTGCTCCTCGGGCTCGTACCTCTGTATCGCCTCGTCCACCAGCCCCATCCCGAACCCCACGTTGAGCACCTTGCCACCGCCTTGGCACACCGCCTGCGCGTGCGCCTCCATCAGCGGCCGCTCCCACGCCATCATCACTGCCTTGCTCTCCGCGTCCATCACCCTCTCCTCGCTAAACGAGACCCTGGATTCGAGGTAGCTCTCGGCCGGGGCACCGTCCGAGGCGTTCGCGGGGACCGCTTGCCGCCGCGCGACGGTGCCAAGGACGAGCTCGGAGCGGAGGGCGTGGTCGAGGAGGATGTCGTAGGTGTCGGGGTCCGAGGCTAGGTCCCCTGCTGAGAGGCCCGAGGGGGAGAGCGCGTTCCAGGGCGCACCGCGGTCGAGGAGGAGGCGCGCAACGCCGGCGTGCCCCCCCGCGGCCGCGTGCATGAGCGGGGTCAAGCCGTCGGCATCGAAGTGGGTCGCGTCAGCTCCTGAGGCAAGGAGTTTAGCGACTTCCTCCTCTTCACCGGACTTCGCCGCCGCGCAGAGCAGCTCCTCCGGCGCCGCCGCCATTTTTTGGGTCGAGCAGTGGTCAGTGGAGGCTCCCCTTTTCTCGCTTTCTGAGGTTTTAGCTCACCAGCATTGGGCCTTATGACTTCTCATTAAACCAATGTCGGCCCAATCAGTTCACCAGGTTTAAAGCCCATATGCCTCTCTGCCTTGACTTCGAGGTCACTCCACGAAACGGACTGGATCGCACTCGCCCAGTCGCACCTGTTCCTCTCTTCGATTTGGCGGTAGCTTCGTAGCGCCGCTCAGTCGCCGCCGATCACCTTCGCCTCGCCTGTGgggaaaattggttctatagcaTTGAAAGAATCGTGTTTTCGAAAAATACCATTGAAAGATCTGGAACACGTGAAATACCACCAAAAGAGTCTTCCGTCACCGAAAACTAGCATTCTGTCACGATTCAGAGATAACACCGTGAATCCACCGTCCTCGCCTTCTTCTTCCCATCTGCTCATCTCACCTTCTTCCCATCCGATGAGAACCAGCGGACAATCCTTTCTGCGTCAGCTTCGGCTTAGATGGAGTCCATGCGCGCTGAGGGACCAGATGATGCGCGCGGGCAGACGGGTCACGGGTGACGAGCGGCTCGCCCGGCCAAGGCAAGGCCGGCACTGCACGGATGGGTGACGAACAGCTCATGCGGCGCGGCTCCTGCTCCACCTCGTAGCCGATAGCTCCAGCCCGTGCGAGGGCGAGCAGCTCGCGTACGGTAGCGAGGGCGGCGGGTCACGGTTGTGAGCACGGGTGCGCGGGCACAGAAAACGGCGAGACGGGTCTTCAGCTGGGCGGCTCCGCTGGCCCGCATGGAACCACCGGCGGCCAGGCGGGCGGACGAACGGGCACACATCGCGGCGAGGTAGGGCATCAAGTTCAAGACGTAGGCGGTGCGCGGCGATGTCGGGCCGCAGCTGCACACCCTGGCACACCACGGCGACGTCGTCGCGTTCCACTTCCACCTGCTGCTTGAAGAACATCAACTTCACCTCGACGCCATCGAAGTGCTGCAGCGTCTCGGCATTTGCCATCGAGCTCCAGGCCTCCAGCACCAACTGGTGCAAGACTTCGGCATCGGCATAGCCGCGCACCTCGGCGCCAGCACCAACCAGCGTCGTCCTCGCGTGGGGACCTCTCTATCGCGTCGTTGTCACTCGTCACCACAGGCCGGTGGCCACACACGGGAAGCTTCGCCGTCGTCATCACCGAGCACTCTGACACCGACATCATGGCTCCTCTCCCTCTACGTTAACCCAGGTTGGGTTGAGATCATTTTGTTTTGTTCTGGCTCCTCTCCCTCTACGGTGGGAAAAAAGGGAGCTGCAGGACTGCGACCTGTGTGCGCTCTGCCACAAAGCTCCGGAGACGATGAACCACCTATTAACTGCTTGCGTCTACACGAGGGAGGTTTGGGCTAGATTACGTGCTGCCATCTCCCTGCTGCAGCCTGTTCTGGCTGAGCCAACAGCCGTTGATCAATGGTTTGGCGAGAGGAAGCTCATCCCGAAGGACCTTCACAGGGGCTTCGATGCACTGTTTCTGTTGGTCTCCTAGCTAATTTGGAAAGAGCGCAATAGCCGTATTTTCGAGAGGTCCGCCACTATGCCGGCATGGTTGCTGCCGAAGATCCGAGAAGAGTTGCGATGCTTGGGTGACAGCGGGTTTCAGTAGAATCGCCCCCCCTGATCGCAACCTGGTCGTAAAGCGGTGTCATGTAATAGCTCCGTAGTGTTTCTACTGCCTTTTCGTCTTTTTGCTATTTCGACCTTGTTGTGTTGTTGCAAGCCGTGGCTTGC
It encodes:
- the LOC136476712 gene encoding protein arginine N-methyltransferase 2-like yields the protein MAAAPEELLCAAAKSGEEEEVAKLLASGADATHFDADGLTPLMHAAAGGHAGVARLLLDRGAPWNALSPSGLSAGDLASDPDTYDILLDHALRSELVLGTVARRQAVPANASDGAPAESYLESRVSFSEERVMDAESKAVMMAWERPLMEAHAQAVCQGGGKVLNVGFGMGLVDEAIQRYEPEEHTIVEAHPEVYERMLKLGWGEKKNVRIVFGRWQDVMPQLGSYDGIFFDTYGEYYEDMREFHQHLPKLLKPGGIYSYFNGLCGDNAFFHAVYCQLVALELANLGYSTQFIPLPVKDCLAEEVWKGVKQKYWQLDTYYLPACQSESESE